Genomic segment of Candidatus Binatia bacterium:
CTTCCAGTACCCTGGTTTCCGCCGCTGGTGCATGGTCGCAAGGACAACTACGCGTTCCTCTTCCACTCGGTACACGACGTTGTACGGAAAGCCTGGCACCGTTCGTTTTCGGTCCTTGCGGCCCAGAGGTGAACCCGCATCTGGAGATTCCGCGATCAGTTGGTAAATATCTTCGACCGTCTGGATGAAGCGGAACCCGAGACCCTGACGCCGCTTCTCGTAGAAGCGCGCCGCCTCGATCATCTCCGTGGTGGCGCTGCGATGAGCATCTACTGTCTTCACCGAAGCGCATCTCGTGCACGCTGGAACGCCACGGCTGCTGGCTCGGCCGCCGCCGGGTTGTCACGCACCTCCTGATAACGGCGCTCCGCTTCCTCGATCCAGGCCAGCTCTACGTCCTCGTCCACCTGGTCGTCGAGGCTCGTAAGCAGCCGGCTCACGAGCCGGGCCCGCTCGGCAACGGGCAGGCTCAGCGCCTCAGCCTCCAACTCATCTATCTTCGACGCCATGTCCACCTCCGGGGATGGAGAATACCACGGACGGCCGCTGGCCTCTAACGAGCTTGTAGAAACACTTGATGGCGGTTGGCAAGCGCCGCTGCCGTCATCGGCTGAGGCGCCGGGCTCACTCCGACGAGCGGGTCGGTCTGGGTGGGACCTCCGAAACCGGGCCCCATCCGTGGCTCCGAGTTCATGCCGCCACCGCGTGGGCGACCTTCTCGATGTTGTGCACCAGCGCGAACAGCTTCCTCTGCATGTTCACCTTGCCTTTCCCACGCAGCGTGTTGCAGACACTAGCTTCGGCCGTAGATCCAGCGCCCCTCATGCCGACGGTGTCACAGCCGAACCGATGCCGGGCCACAAGCGCAACCGGCAGTCCACGTTCCATACGCGCTGTCGTCGGATTGCGCGGCGAGCAGAGCGCGGGGTTCCGCCCCTGCACCCCATGCGAGGGAAAGACCACTCAGACGCCGTGGTCTCTCCCTCGCGCTCTCTCATCCTGGGCTCGCGCCGGTCCCAGGGGCCACGTTCTCGTGCGCTCGATCGCGCGTAACGTCGTGCGAGTCCAGGCGTCGGGATCCGTCGGCGACGGGTGGATAACGGCACCGTATGGTGGGCGGCGAGAGCGCAATACCGCCTTGCCCGCGAGCAGCGGCTGCGGCGAGGGCCCGGCGATACGGTTGAAGCCAATTTGGGAGAAATCTCTGCGCGTGAGCTTGCCTGCCCCCGCTTGGCACCGATGCCGTGCCGCTGCACGGCCCGGTAGCGGCG
This window contains:
- a CDS encoding type II toxin-antitoxin system RelE/ParE family toxin, which codes for MKTVDAHRSATTEMIEAARFYEKRRQGLGFRFIQTVEDIYQLIAESPDAGSPLGRKDRKRTVPGFPYNVVYRVEEERVVVLATMHQRRKPGYWKWRRYR
- a CDS encoding addiction module protein, yielding MASKIDELEAEALSLPVAERARLVSRLLTSLDDQVDEDVELAWIEEAERRYQEVRDNPAAAEPAAVAFQRARDALR